The following coding sequences are from one Thamnophis elegans isolate rThaEle1 chromosome 5, rThaEle1.pri, whole genome shotgun sequence window:
- the ZNHIT6 gene encoding box C/D snoRNA protein 1 isoform X2, producing MKYSCSLACVKKHKALYSCNGIREKAAFVSVNDFSNLTLLSDYRFLEDGGRMTDRAARDAISHKPKSNRFVNFLRNRARRCKICLQTLPIGFTKRRENSTFYSNKEQKFYWHLKLIFPQSHAKFTEQRVPDDKPLCDILKTYIDPQESDPVKRQRLKIYTISPQSDIQILMKVENRPHNSIRYQELDANKSLLDNLKGKVIIEYPTLHVVLRKLTADMVILGQNVNKEINISNEDMIKENSSEEEGEIHDSS from the exons ATGAAATATTCATGCAG TTTGGCTTGTGTAAAAAAACATAAAGCTTTATACAGCTGTAATGGAATCAGAGAAAAGGCGGCCTTTGTTTCAGTGAATGACTTCAGCAACTTAACTCTTCTAAGTG ACTATCGGTTTCTAGAAGATGGGGGAAGAATGACTGACCGGGCTGCTCGAGATGCTATTTCTCATAAACCCAAAAGTAATCGATTT GTAAACTTTCTGAGAAACCGAGCTCGGAGATGCAAGATCTGCTTACAAACTCTACCAATCGGCTTCACAAAAAGACGAGAGAATTCTACATTCTACAGCAATAA ggaaCAAAAGTTCTATTGGCACTTGAAGCTCATATTTCCTCAAAGTCATGCTAAATTCACAGAACAAAG GGTACCAGATGATAAACCATTGTGTGATATTTTGAAGACATATATTGATCCTCAAGAATCTGATCCTGTCAAGCGGCAAAG ATTAAAAATCTACACAATATCTCCCCAGTCAGACATACAAATTTTGATGAAAGTAGAAAATAGGCCACATAATTCTATCAG GTATCAAGAATTGGATGCCAATAAAAGCCTTCTAGACAATTTGAAAGGGAAAGTTATCATTGAATATCCAACTCTGCATGTGGTATTGCGGAAACTCACAGCAGATATGGTGATTCTTGGCCAGAATGTAAACAAAG